Proteins from a genomic interval of Polyodon spathula isolate WHYD16114869_AA chromosome 1, ASM1765450v1, whole genome shotgun sequence:
- the LOC121299772 gene encoding annexin A10-like: protein MYSGEFMQGTIYPAQYFNPGMDAEMLYGAFQGMGCDKDVLIDILTQRSNAQRLMIAEAYREVYGRDLITDLKENLSHHFKQVMVGLMYPPVLYDVHELRHAMKGAGTDENCLIDILASRTNEEIYRIKEAYSMEYNSDLQQDLYFETSGHFRDTLINLVQGVRAQGYADPVMAAQDAMVLWEACQQKTGGHKNMLQMILCNKSYQQLWMVFQEFQSISGQDITSAIRSCYDGYFQELCVAIILCVRDRSSYFAYRLYNAIHELGFHNQTVIRILVSRSEVDLMNIRRRYKERYGKSLFHDIKHYASGHYERALIALLAGDVEDY from the exons atGCAAGGTACTATTTACCCAGCCCAGTACTTTAATCCTGGTATGGATGCAGAGATGTTATATGGAGCCTTTCAAGGAATGG GATGTGACAAAGATGTGCTGATTGACATTCTGACACAGCGCAGCAATGCTCAGAGACTAATGATTGCTGAGGCCTACAGGGAGGTGTATGGCAGG gaCCTGATCACTGACCTTAAGGAAAATCTGTCTCACCACTTCAAACAAGTCATGGTTGGCCTGATGTATCCACCAGTGCTCTACGATGTTCACGAGTTACGGCATGCCATGAAG GGAGCAGGAACAGATGAGAACTGCCTCATTGATATTCTTGCCTCAAGAACAAACGAGGAGATCTATAGGATCAAAGAAGCTTACTCCATGG AGTACAACAGTGACCTTCAGCAAGACTTGTATTTCGAAACCTCAGGACACTTCAGAGACACACTGATTAATCTCGTGCAG GGAGTCAGAGCGCAAGGGTATGCAGATCCAGTCATGGCTGCTCAGGATGCTATG GTTCTATGGGAGGCTTGCCAGCAGAAAACAGGGGGGCATAAAAACATGCTGCAAATGATCTTGTGTAACAAGAGCTACCAGCAGCTGTGGATGG TTTTCCAGGAATTCCAAAGTATTTCTGGTCAAGACATTACAAGTGCCATACGTTCATGCTATGATGGCTATTTTCAAGAACTTTGTGTTGCAATCA TTCTCTGTGTCCGAGACAGATCATCATATTTTGCATACAGACTCTACAATGCCATACAC GAACTGGGGTTTCATAATCAAACTGTTATAAGGATCCTGGTTTCTAGAAGTGAAGTGGATCTCATGAACATTAGAAGGAGGTACAAGGAAAGATATGGAAAGTCCCTCTTTCATGATATTAAG CACTATGCCTCTGGACATTATGAAAGAGCTTTAATTGCCCTCCTTGCTGGTGATGTTGAAGACTACTAA